The Candidatus Margulisiibacteriota bacterium genome contains a region encoding:
- a CDS encoding TIGR00282 family metallophosphoesterase, producing the protein MSQDKLTLLFIGDIVGAFGRSVAKRLLPDLKKEFAVDVTIANGENCAHGFSITEKIYNDLLNAGVDAFTMGNHVWEKKEVVNKASLFEKMARPANYPPGTPGKDHVIIDVKGIKLGLLNLNGRVFMQCMDCPFQAAERVLPRIKEQTNLVLVDFHGEASSEKCAMGYFLDSKVSAIVGTHTHVQTADERILTGGTAFITDVGMTGPMDSIIGMRKEQVMRRIISQMPERLEPANEGPGLFNGVVITLDVKSGKALEIERIKRVTEPLNVEEN; encoded by the coding sequence ATGTCGCAAGATAAGCTTACGCTGTTATTTATTGGGGATATTGTAGGCGCTTTCGGGCGATCGGTCGCCAAGCGCCTGCTCCCCGACCTGAAAAAAGAGTTTGCCGTCGACGTAACTATTGCCAATGGCGAGAACTGCGCCCATGGTTTCAGCATCACCGAAAAGATCTATAACGACCTGCTCAACGCCGGGGTCGACGCCTTCACTATGGGGAACCATGTCTGGGAAAAGAAGGAAGTCGTCAACAAAGCTTCGCTTTTTGAAAAAATGGCCCGGCCGGCCAATTACCCGCCCGGCACCCCAGGCAAAGACCATGTGATCATCGACGTCAAAGGGATCAAGCTCGGCCTGCTAAATTTGAACGGCCGGGTATTCATGCAATGTATGGATTGCCCCTTCCAGGCGGCCGAACGGGTCCTCCCCAGAATCAAAGAACAAACCAACCTGGTCCTGGTCGACTTTCACGGCGAAGCCTCATCGGAAAAATGCGCCATGGGGTATTTTCTGGACAGCAAAGTTTCGGCGATCGTCGGCACCCACACGCACGTGCAAACCGCCGACGAACGTATTCTGACCGGCGGGACCGCCTTTATAACCGATGTTGGTATGACCGGCCCAATGGATTCAATTATCGGGATGAGAAAAGAGCAGGTCATGCGGCGGATCATCTCGCAAATGCCCGAACGTCTGGAACCGGCAAACGAAGGGCCCGGGCTGTTCAACGGGGTGGTCATTACATTGGACGTTAAAAGCGGGAAAGCCCTGGAAATTGAAAGGATTAAAAGGGTCACTGAACCACTAAATGTCGAGGAAAACTAA
- the recA gene encoding recombinase RecA: MVSEKSVEKTAEKSSERAKALGIAIAQIEKNYGKGSIMKLGEASKLNVEVIPTGALSVDAALGVGGFPRGRIIEIYGPEGGGKTTVSLHAIAEAQRRGGVAAFIDAEHSMDPAYAKKLGVNIDNLLISQPDYGEQALEIAETLIRSGAIDIIVVDSVAALVPKAEVEGEMGDAVMGLQARLMSQALRKLTSVISKSKTVMIFINQLREKIGVMFGNPETTPGGRALKFYSSVRLDVRAGEKIKENEKIIGTRVKVKVVKNKVAPPFREASFLLIHGEGLLREADILDQAVNLNLVEKSGSWFSYGGEKIGQGFDGAVKFLKENGKITTKIEGEIRKSLAHKE, translated from the coding sequence ATGGTTAGCGAGAAAAGTGTTGAAAAAACCGCCGAGAAAAGCAGTGAAAGGGCCAAGGCGCTGGGGATAGCGATCGCCCAGATCGAGAAGAATTACGGCAAAGGTTCGATCATGAAATTGGGAGAAGCGTCCAAGTTAAATGTTGAGGTCATTCCGACCGGCGCCCTGTCGGTCGACGCGGCCCTTGGGGTCGGAGGCTTCCCGCGAGGCCGGATCATCGAGATCTACGGCCCTGAAGGGGGAGGCAAGACGACCGTCTCCCTGCACGCGATCGCCGAAGCCCAACGACGGGGAGGCGTGGCCGCTTTTATTGACGCCGAACATTCCATGGACCCGGCTTACGCGAAAAAATTGGGGGTCAACATTGACAACCTGCTGATCTCCCAGCCGGATTACGGTGAGCAGGCCCTGGAGATCGCCGAGACCCTGATCCGTTCCGGAGCGATCGATATTATCGTCGTTGATTCGGTAGCCGCCCTGGTGCCAAAAGCCGAGGTTGAAGGGGAAATGGGAGACGCGGTCATGGGTCTGCAGGCCAGATTGATGTCCCAGGCCCTGCGCAAATTGACGTCGGTCATCAGCAAGTCGAAGACCGTGATGATCTTCATCAACCAGCTACGCGAAAAGATCGGGGTAATGTTCGGCAATCCGGAGACCACGCCGGGGGGCCGGGCGCTCAAATTCTACTCCTCGGTCAGGCTCGACGTCCGGGCGGGAGAAAAGATCAAAGAGAATGAGAAGATCATCGGGACCCGGGTCAAGGTGAAGGTTGTCAAGAACAAGGTCGCGCCGCCGTTCCGCGAAGCCAGCTTTCTGCTGATCCACGGAGAAGGACTGCTCCGGGAGGCCGACATCCTTGACCAGGCGGTCAATTTGAACCTGGTCGAAAAGAGCGGCTCATGGTTTTCTTATGGCGGAGAAAAGATCGGTCAGGGTTTTGACGGGGCGGTCAAGTTCCTCAAAGAAAACGGCAAGATCACGACCAAGATCGAGGGTGAGATCCGTAAATCGTTGGCCCATAAAGAGTAG
- a CDS encoding CinA family protein, whose product MAERTDQTVENNLNFFSQVLSALGRNTDQQVTELLREQRLTISVAESLTGGLISSRLTSMAGSSDFFTGGIVCYSTRTKVSQVGVSPALISQFGVVSREVAVALAEEIRKRFKSDIGLGATGVAGPDPIPPAPVGKVFVAVASNNGTDWKELNIDGKREEIREKTAAAALGLLWLHLGGEIDKQ is encoded by the coding sequence ATGGCAGAGCGAACTGATCAAACAGTTGAAAACAACTTAAATTTTTTCAGCCAGGTCCTGTCGGCCCTTGGGCGGAATACCGACCAGCAGGTAACCGAACTTCTGCGAGAGCAGCGGTTGACCATCTCCGTCGCCGAATCGCTGACCGGCGGTCTTATCTCCAGTCGTCTGACCAGCATGGCCGGAAGCTCTGATTTTTTTACTGGCGGCATCGTCTGCTATTCCACCAGGACCAAAGTTTCCCAGGTTGGCGTTTCTCCCGCTCTCATCAGCCAGTTCGGCGTCGTCAGCCGTGAAGTCGCCGTCGCCCTGGCTGAAGAGATCAGGAAACGTTTTAAAAGCGACATCGGACTGGGCGCGACTGGAGTCGCCGGCCCCGACCCGATCCCTCCGGCCCCGGTCGGCAAAGTTTTTGTCGCTGTCGCCAGCAACAACGGGACCGATTGGAAGGAATTAAATATCGATGGCAAGCGCGAAGAGATCAGGGAAAAAACAGCTGCCGCCGCTCTCGGCTTGCTCTGGCTCCATTTAGGCGGGGAGATCGACAAACAATGA
- the pgsA gene encoding CDP-diacylglycerol--glycerol-3-phosphate 3-phosphatidyltransferase: MKKYIDSFKQISLANKITLLRLALVPVCVMFLLLSLYGLAAVTFLFLSFSDALDGYIARKYYQVSEIGKLLDPLADKILVISVLIALTGLGKADPVPVILISAREFIIASVRGRQIFAASPVAKWKTVIQVLAVFMIILNLPLAGLALWIAVALSLVSGGAYLWQSELIKQLKTT; this comes from the coding sequence TTGAAAAAATATATCGACTCGTTCAAACAAATATCATTAGCAAATAAAATAACGTTATTAAGGTTAGCTCTGGTTCCGGTCTGCGTAATGTTCCTGCTGCTCAGTTTATATGGTCTGGCAGCCGTTACCTTCCTTTTTCTATCTTTTTCCGATGCCCTTGACGGATATATTGCCCGTAAATACTATCAGGTCTCGGAGATAGGAAAATTGCTCGATCCCTTAGCGGATAAGATCCTTGTCATTTCTGTATTGATAGCGTTAACCGGCCTAGGAAAAGCTGATCCTGTCCCGGTCATTTTAATTAGCGCGAGAGAGTTTATCATTGCCAGCGTTCGCGGGCGGCAGATCTTTGCCGCGAGCCCGGTCGCTAAATGGAAGACCGTTATCCAGGTTTTGGCGGTCTTTATGATCATTTTAAATCTCCCGCTCGCAGGATTAGCTCTTTGGATCGCCGTGGCGCTATCGCTAGTTTCCGGAGGCGCCTATTTATGGCAGAGCGAACTGATCAAACAGTTGAAAACAACTTAA
- the rny gene encoding ribonuclease Y produces MSVFSLFYVVIVAVVVFGLAIAYLLIKQQLAGQKLRIAEESARRVTEEAKKEAERIKKESVLEAKDEALRQRAELEREAKERKNELTAMERRLQSREDHLENKEKNIDVRDKQIKKIEEDLVKLKETLVSAKEQLIVQLEKIATLSKEEAKKELLEKLDKELEVEVAKRIKSSEEEIKKESDRRAREILATAIQRCAVDHVVETTTSMVELPSDDMKGRIIGREGRNIRSFETKTGVDLIVDDTPEAVILSSFDPLRRETARLTLQKLIADGRIHPARVEEMYEKSKTELKNAMWEHGERATMETGVHGVPPVIIQLLGRLHYRTSYGQNVLQHSVEMAHLAGMLAAELGANVALAKRAALLHDLGKAIDQEVEGTHVRLGVTFAQKAGESPEVLHAMEAHHNDVEPKTIEAVIVQVCDAISSARPGARRDSLEAYVKRLEKLESVANSFEGVEKTFAISAGREVRVIVQPDRISDDLATKLAHDIAKKIESELEYPGEIKVTVVREIRASDVAR; encoded by the coding sequence ATGTCGGTATTTTCATTGTTTTATGTGGTGATAGTCGCGGTCGTTGTTTTCGGACTGGCGATCGCCTATCTGCTGATCAAACAGCAGTTGGCCGGCCAGAAGCTCCGGATCGCCGAAGAATCGGCCCGGCGGGTGACCGAAGAGGCTAAAAAAGAGGCGGAACGGATCAAAAAAGAATCGGTGCTGGAAGCCAAAGACGAAGCGCTCCGCCAGCGGGCGGAATTGGAGCGTGAAGCCAAGGAACGGAAGAATGAATTGACCGCGATGGAGCGGCGGCTTCAGTCCCGTGAAGATCACCTGGAAAACAAAGAGAAGAATATCGATGTCAGGGACAAGCAGATCAAGAAGATCGAGGAAGACCTGGTCAAGCTCAAAGAAACACTGGTCTCCGCCAAGGAGCAGTTGATCGTCCAGCTGGAAAAGATCGCCACTCTTTCCAAAGAGGAGGCAAAAAAAGAACTGCTGGAAAAACTGGACAAGGAGCTGGAAGTTGAAGTCGCTAAAAGGATCAAATCAAGCGAAGAGGAAATCAAGAAAGAGTCCGACCGGCGGGCCCGTGAGATCCTGGCGACTGCTATCCAGCGCTGCGCCGTTGACCATGTCGTGGAGACCACGACTTCAATGGTTGAACTCCCCAGCGACGACATGAAGGGGCGGATCATCGGCCGGGAAGGGCGCAACATTCGTTCCTTTGAGACCAAGACCGGAGTCGACCTGATCGTCGATGACACTCCGGAAGCGGTCATTCTTTCGAGCTTTGACCCCCTGCGCCGCGAAACCGCCCGGCTCACCCTGCAAAAACTGATCGCCGACGGCCGGATCCACCCCGCCAGGGTCGAAGAAATGTACGAAAAGTCCAAAACCGAGCTCAAGAATGCCATGTGGGAACATGGCGAGCGGGCGACCATGGAGACTGGCGTGCATGGAGTTCCACCGGTCATCATTCAGCTGCTCGGCCGGCTTCATTACCGGACCTCCTACGGGCAGAACGTTCTTCAGCACTCGGTCGAAATGGCCCACCTGGCCGGCATGCTGGCGGCCGAACTCGGCGCCAACGTCGCCCTGGCCAAACGGGCCGCCCTCTTGCACGACCTGGGGAAAGCAATTGACCAGGAGGTCGAAGGGACCCACGTCCGCCTTGGTGTAACCTTCGCGCAAAAAGCTGGAGAATCTCCGGAGGTCCTCCACGCCATGGAAGCCCATCACAACGACGTCGAGCCAAAGACCATTGAAGCGGTCATCGTCCAGGTTTGCGACGCGATCAGCAGCGCCCGGCCCGGGGCGCGCCGCGATTCACTGGAAGCTTACGTTAAACGGCTCGAAAAGCTGGAAAGCGTCGCCAACTCTTTTGAAGGGGTTGAAAAGACCTTTGCCATCTCGGCAGGACGGGAAGTCAGGGTCATTGTCCAGCCGGATAGGATATCAGACGACCTGGCGACCAAGCTGGCCCACGATATCGCCAAGAAGATCGAATCGGAATTGGAATACCCGGGCGAGATCAAGGTCACCGTTGTCCGGGAAATTCGAGCATCGGATGTCGCAAGATAA